A single window of Podarcis raffonei isolate rPodRaf1 chromosome 9, rPodRaf1.pri, whole genome shotgun sequence DNA harbors:
- the ISLR2 gene encoding immunoglobulin superfamily containing leucine-rich repeat protein 2 isoform X1 has translation MERRGLWRSTSHDEHASRRQRCFRRWQRREQRGLLCSNPAGGLPIMGTGGPMAKMLSGASPLLLLLLRCWLAATFLWAPIRGCPEPCACVDKYAQQFADCAYKNLEAVPSGLPSNVTTLSLSANKIAELRRGSFVEVTQVTSLWLAHNRIGVIEEGTLAILVQLKNLDVSHNQIADFPWGDLRNLSALQLLKMNNNRMSHLPGEAFRTLRDLRSLRINNNRFSEVAEGTFDALTSLSHLQIYNNPFNCTCQLMWLKNWTENTLISIPDRNAITCAAPESWKGLPLAKVPYLHCAPPIVRLSYHPNLDRTRLSYGLALALHCHALGLPQPEVTWRIQAAGETLEIKAPAAEGEGNALPSDGWSRGDRERFQAFGNGTLLIPHLSKKEEGTYTCLAANEMGSNQSSVHVAVADAPAKDSADSLGDRKAQPGDRKPEGKASKNSVMKAEERTKLLPERPTPRSYHAPGPRNASGPSGPPLLAKQCGSSEAPQYVSNHAFNRSGALKPHSFDLGVIALDVSEREAKVQITPFYAQPEKVHLRRLYLCEAGRRGHSLVQWSQIEEGVNSYWFQGLSPGTNYSVCMSYVGEDCQVQVVFTTKREVPSLVIIVVVSVFLLGLATIPLLGATCCHLLSKYQGKTYKLIMKAQNPDQMEKHMAADFDPRASYLESEKNYDPSEVGEGEEEEEEEARAEGEAEGRRGLSGGRQLERDESLAASSIPESQSKTNPEEFEVGSEYSDRLPLGAEAVTISQEINGNYRQPPR, from the exons ATGGAGAGGAGGGGGCTATGGAGGTCTACTAGCCACGATGAGCACGCTAgtcggaggcagcgatgcttccgTCGCTGGCAACGCCGTGagcagagagggctcttgtgctcgaatcctgctggggggcttcccataatgggcaccGGGGGGCcaat GGCTAAGATGCTGTCGGGGGCGtcccctctgctgctgctgctgctgcgctgttGGCTGGCGGCGACCTTCCTGTGGGCCCCGATCCGCGGCTGCCCGGAGCCCTGCGCCTGCGTGGACAAGTACGCCCAGCAGTTCGCTGACTGCGCCTACAAGAACCTGGAGGCGGTGCCGTCCGGGCTGCCGTCGAACGTGACCACCCTGAGTCTGTCGGCCAACAAGATCGCGGAGCTGCGCAGGGGCTCCTTTGTGGAGGTGACGCAGGTGACCTCCCTGTGGCTGGCGCACAACCGGATCGGGGTCATTGAGGAGGGCACCCTGGCCATCCTGGTGCAGCTGAAGAACCTGGACGTCAGCCACAACCAGATCGCCGACTTCCCCTGGGGAGACCTGCGCAACCTCAGCGCCCTCCAGCTCCTCAAGATGAACAACAACCGGATGTCACACCTGCCGGGAGAGGCGTTCCGCACCCTGCGGGACCTGCGCTCCCTCCGCATCAACAACAACCGCTTCTCCGAGGTAGCGGAGGGGACCTTCGACGCGCTCACCTCCCTGTCGCACCTGCAGATCTACAACAACCCCTTCAACTGCACCTGCCAGCTCATGTGGCTCAAGAACTGGACCGAGAACACCTTGATCTCCATCCCAGACCGCAACGCCATCACCTGCGCCGCCCCGGAGTCCTGGAAGGGGCTCCCTTTGGCCAAGGTGCCCTACCTGCACTGCGCGCCGCCTATCGTCCGCTTGAGCTACCACCCTAACCTGGACCGCACCCGGCTCTCCTACGGCTTGGCTCTGGCCTTGCACTGCCACGCCCTGGGCCTCCCGCAGCCCGAGGTCACCTGGAGGATCCAGGCCGCCGGCGAGACCCTGGAGATCAAGGCGCCGGCGGCGGAAGGAGAAGGCAACGCCCTGCCCTCCGACGGCTGGTCCAGAGGAGACCGGGAGAGGTTCCAGGCCTTCGGCAACGGCACGCTGCTCATCCCGCACCTCAGCAAGAAGGAGGAGGGCACCTACACCTGCCTGGCTGCCAACGAGATGGGCAGCAACCAGAGCTCGGTCCACGTCGCCGTGGCGGACGCCCCTGCGAAGGACTCCGCGGACTCGCTGGGGGACCGCAAGGCCCAGCCCGGGGATCGGAAGCCGGAGGGCAAGGCCTCCAAGAACAGCGTCATGAAGGCCGAGGAGAGGACCAAGCTCCTTCCGGAGAGACCCACGCCCAGGAGCTACCACGCGCCCGGGCCCCGGAACGCCAGCGGGCCGTCGGGGCCGCCCCTCTTGGCCAAGCAGTGCGGCTCCAGCGAGGCCCCCCAGTACGTCTCCAACCACGCCTTCAACCGCAGCGGAGCCCTCAAGCCCCACAGTTTCGACCTGGGGGTCATCGCGCTGGACGTCTCGGAGAGAGAGGCCAAGGTGCAGATCACGCCTTTCTACGCGCAGCCAGAGAAGGTCCACCTGAGGAGGCTCTACCTGTGCGAGGCGGGCCGGAGGGGCCACTCCCTGGTGCAGTGGTCCCAGATCGAGGAAGGGGTGAACTCCTACTGGTTCCAAGGCCTCAGCCCCGGCACCAACTACTCCGTCTGCATGAGTTACGTCGGGGAGGACTGCCAGGTCCAGGTGGTCTTCACCACCAAGCGGGAGGTGCCCTCGCTGGTCATCATCGTGGTGGTGAGCGTCTTCCTCCTGGGCCTGGCCACCATCCCTCTGCTGGGCGCCACCTGCTGCCACCTGCTCTCCAAGTACCAGGGCAAGACCTACAAGCTCATCATGAAAGCCCAGAACCCGGACCAGATGGAGAAGCACATGGCGGCGGACTTCGACCCGCGGGCCTCCTACCTGGAATCCGAGAAGAATTACGACCCCAGTGAGGTGGGGGAaggcgaggaggaagaggaggaggaggcgagggcGGAGGGAGAGGCGGAGGGGCGGAGGGGGCTATCTGGAGGACGACAGCTGGAGAGAGACGAGAGCCTGGCCGCCAGCTCCATCCCGGAGTCCCAGTCCAAAACAAACCCGGAGGAATTCGAGGTGGGCTCCGAATACAGTGACCGGCTCCCGCTCGGAGCCGAGGCTGTGACGATCTCCCAGGAGATCAACGGCAACTACAGGCAACCGCCCCGTTGA
- the ISLR2 gene encoding immunoglobulin superfamily containing leucine-rich repeat protein 2 isoform X2, with protein sequence MERAKMLSGASPLLLLLLRCWLAATFLWAPIRGCPEPCACVDKYAQQFADCAYKNLEAVPSGLPSNVTTLSLSANKIAELRRGSFVEVTQVTSLWLAHNRIGVIEEGTLAILVQLKNLDVSHNQIADFPWGDLRNLSALQLLKMNNNRMSHLPGEAFRTLRDLRSLRINNNRFSEVAEGTFDALTSLSHLQIYNNPFNCTCQLMWLKNWTENTLISIPDRNAITCAAPESWKGLPLAKVPYLHCAPPIVRLSYHPNLDRTRLSYGLALALHCHALGLPQPEVTWRIQAAGETLEIKAPAAEGEGNALPSDGWSRGDRERFQAFGNGTLLIPHLSKKEEGTYTCLAANEMGSNQSSVHVAVADAPAKDSADSLGDRKAQPGDRKPEGKASKNSVMKAEERTKLLPERPTPRSYHAPGPRNASGPSGPPLLAKQCGSSEAPQYVSNHAFNRSGALKPHSFDLGVIALDVSEREAKVQITPFYAQPEKVHLRRLYLCEAGRRGHSLVQWSQIEEGVNSYWFQGLSPGTNYSVCMSYVGEDCQVQVVFTTKREVPSLVIIVVVSVFLLGLATIPLLGATCCHLLSKYQGKTYKLIMKAQNPDQMEKHMAADFDPRASYLESEKNYDPSEVGEGEEEEEEEARAEGEAEGRRGLSGGRQLERDESLAASSIPESQSKTNPEEFEVGSEYSDRLPLGAEAVTISQEINGNYRQPPR encoded by the exons ATGGAACG GGCTAAGATGCTGTCGGGGGCGtcccctctgctgctgctgctgctgcgctgttGGCTGGCGGCGACCTTCCTGTGGGCCCCGATCCGCGGCTGCCCGGAGCCCTGCGCCTGCGTGGACAAGTACGCCCAGCAGTTCGCTGACTGCGCCTACAAGAACCTGGAGGCGGTGCCGTCCGGGCTGCCGTCGAACGTGACCACCCTGAGTCTGTCGGCCAACAAGATCGCGGAGCTGCGCAGGGGCTCCTTTGTGGAGGTGACGCAGGTGACCTCCCTGTGGCTGGCGCACAACCGGATCGGGGTCATTGAGGAGGGCACCCTGGCCATCCTGGTGCAGCTGAAGAACCTGGACGTCAGCCACAACCAGATCGCCGACTTCCCCTGGGGAGACCTGCGCAACCTCAGCGCCCTCCAGCTCCTCAAGATGAACAACAACCGGATGTCACACCTGCCGGGAGAGGCGTTCCGCACCCTGCGGGACCTGCGCTCCCTCCGCATCAACAACAACCGCTTCTCCGAGGTAGCGGAGGGGACCTTCGACGCGCTCACCTCCCTGTCGCACCTGCAGATCTACAACAACCCCTTCAACTGCACCTGCCAGCTCATGTGGCTCAAGAACTGGACCGAGAACACCTTGATCTCCATCCCAGACCGCAACGCCATCACCTGCGCCGCCCCGGAGTCCTGGAAGGGGCTCCCTTTGGCCAAGGTGCCCTACCTGCACTGCGCGCCGCCTATCGTCCGCTTGAGCTACCACCCTAACCTGGACCGCACCCGGCTCTCCTACGGCTTGGCTCTGGCCTTGCACTGCCACGCCCTGGGCCTCCCGCAGCCCGAGGTCACCTGGAGGATCCAGGCCGCCGGCGAGACCCTGGAGATCAAGGCGCCGGCGGCGGAAGGAGAAGGCAACGCCCTGCCCTCCGACGGCTGGTCCAGAGGAGACCGGGAGAGGTTCCAGGCCTTCGGCAACGGCACGCTGCTCATCCCGCACCTCAGCAAGAAGGAGGAGGGCACCTACACCTGCCTGGCTGCCAACGAGATGGGCAGCAACCAGAGCTCGGTCCACGTCGCCGTGGCGGACGCCCCTGCGAAGGACTCCGCGGACTCGCTGGGGGACCGCAAGGCCCAGCCCGGGGATCGGAAGCCGGAGGGCAAGGCCTCCAAGAACAGCGTCATGAAGGCCGAGGAGAGGACCAAGCTCCTTCCGGAGAGACCCACGCCCAGGAGCTACCACGCGCCCGGGCCCCGGAACGCCAGCGGGCCGTCGGGGCCGCCCCTCTTGGCCAAGCAGTGCGGCTCCAGCGAGGCCCCCCAGTACGTCTCCAACCACGCCTTCAACCGCAGCGGAGCCCTCAAGCCCCACAGTTTCGACCTGGGGGTCATCGCGCTGGACGTCTCGGAGAGAGAGGCCAAGGTGCAGATCACGCCTTTCTACGCGCAGCCAGAGAAGGTCCACCTGAGGAGGCTCTACCTGTGCGAGGCGGGCCGGAGGGGCCACTCCCTGGTGCAGTGGTCCCAGATCGAGGAAGGGGTGAACTCCTACTGGTTCCAAGGCCTCAGCCCCGGCACCAACTACTCCGTCTGCATGAGTTACGTCGGGGAGGACTGCCAGGTCCAGGTGGTCTTCACCACCAAGCGGGAGGTGCCCTCGCTGGTCATCATCGTGGTGGTGAGCGTCTTCCTCCTGGGCCTGGCCACCATCCCTCTGCTGGGCGCCACCTGCTGCCACCTGCTCTCCAAGTACCAGGGCAAGACCTACAAGCTCATCATGAAAGCCCAGAACCCGGACCAGATGGAGAAGCACATGGCGGCGGACTTCGACCCGCGGGCCTCCTACCTGGAATCCGAGAAGAATTACGACCCCAGTGAGGTGGGGGAaggcgaggaggaagaggaggaggaggcgagggcGGAGGGAGAGGCGGAGGGGCGGAGGGGGCTATCTGGAGGACGACAGCTGGAGAGAGACGAGAGCCTGGCCGCCAGCTCCATCCCGGAGTCCCAGTCCAAAACAAACCCGGAGGAATTCGAGGTGGGCTCCGAATACAGTGACCGGCTCCCGCTCGGAGCCGAGGCTGTGACGATCTCCCAGGAGATCAACGGCAACTACAGGCAACCGCCCCGTTGA